In Schaalia sp. JY-X169, the following are encoded in one genomic region:
- a CDS encoding SMI1/KNR4 family protein, with protein sequence MAMTWEQKCQLLFEESDGVKFDARVKRLKRAGSRAQLIDLLSSYVVQGQLLHWRGFLCADLAEMAEPTDAALGDRFATWLTSDHGAAVQYWAVLGLVRVRGRAAEPTLVALASNPDAPKNVRAHALKQLACSAVQPFDRGLSSDPGFWEPDEIESRAAEAVAWFNSGAPSGTGSSDPQQYPALARPRSQIELLASKSAKKLARRRLADDRYDPANPTGWLVPAEAGDLAAIDAVWSLPSDYREFLEKFSPLKVYLPGRRFGWHGELNLYGAAELLEAQRGYSTTGTERLPGWPQGLVVIADVTADRWVIEVNTGEIFTAEHGKGEWDFSKECGTFAEFLAALAK encoded by the coding sequence ATGGCCATGACGTGGGAGCAGAAGTGCCAGCTCTTGTTCGAGGAGTCGGACGGAGTGAAGTTTGACGCTCGTGTCAAACGGTTGAAGCGGGCGGGGTCACGGGCGCAACTGATCGACTTGCTGTCCTCGTATGTGGTGCAGGGCCAGCTCCTTCATTGGCGGGGGTTTCTCTGTGCAGATCTCGCAGAGATGGCAGAGCCGACGGATGCTGCGTTGGGGGACCGCTTCGCGACGTGGCTCACCTCGGATCACGGGGCAGCCGTCCAGTACTGGGCTGTCCTGGGCCTGGTTCGGGTGCGAGGCCGGGCAGCGGAGCCCACCCTCGTCGCTCTCGCCTCCAACCCGGACGCCCCCAAGAATGTGCGGGCGCACGCCTTGAAGCAACTCGCGTGCAGCGCGGTACAGCCGTTCGACCGTGGGCTGAGCTCTGATCCAGGGTTCTGGGAACCCGACGAGATCGAATCCCGAGCTGCCGAGGCCGTCGCATGGTTCAACAGTGGCGCTCCCTCGGGGACTGGGTCCTCGGACCCCCAGCAGTACCCCGCGTTGGCTCGACCCCGCTCCCAGATTGAGCTCTTGGCCTCGAAATCGGCGAAGAAGCTCGCGCGACGTCGGCTGGCGGATGATCGCTATGACCCTGCGAATCCGACCGGCTGGCTGGTGCCCGCCGAGGCAGGGGATCTGGCCGCCATCGATGCGGTGTGGAGTCTGCCGTCGGATTACCGAGAGTTCTTGGAGAAGTTCTCTCCGCTGAAGGTGTACCTACCCGGCCGCCGGTTCGGCTGGCATGGTGAGCTCAACTTGTACGGTGCGGCGGAACTCCTGGAAGCACAACGGGGGTACTCCACCACGGGCACCGAGCGACTTCCCGGTTGGCCTCAGGGACTCGTCGTGATTGCCGACGTCACCGCCGATCGGTGGGTGATCGAGGTCAATACGGGCGAAATATTTACGGCCGAGCACGGGAAGGGAGAGTGGGACTTCTCCAAGGAATGCGGGACCTTCGCTGAGTTCTTGGCCGCACTCGCAAAGTGA
- a CDS encoding ATP-binding protein, translated as MGYERRIVDGELDELFEHVPALVLDGPKAVGKTTTARQRVREVIELDSRSTRLPVEADPSQVLNRPKPLLIDEWQKVPEVWDVVRRAVDADNSGGQFLLAGSASPRDDAPQHSGAGRIGRLRMRPMTLLERGLTNPTVSLREVLTGKLPPMEGESSLNLSDYAEEITASGFPGLRRMSERARRFQLDSYLRNAVEHDVPEQGLAVRRPEAMMAWLRAYASAISSTASYSQILDAATPGQGEKPARSTTIAYRDVLSSLWLLDPVPAWSPMGSPMTRLGQAPKHHLADPALGARLLGLSPGALLRGDGMPLDSRAGSLLGALFESLVTLCVRVPAQAAEADVFHLRTRNGDHEVDLVVVRPDGRVVVVEVKLAGAVDDRDVKHLVWLKSQLGDRLLDAIVINTGPYAYRRPDGIGVVPLGLLGA; from the coding sequence ATGGGATACGAGCGAAGAATCGTCGATGGTGAACTAGACGAACTTTTTGAGCATGTGCCCGCTCTTGTGCTTGATGGCCCGAAGGCGGTGGGTAAGACCACGACAGCCCGTCAGAGGGTTCGGGAAGTGATAGAGCTTGATTCGCGTTCAACTCGACTGCCAGTTGAAGCCGACCCATCTCAGGTACTTAACCGTCCGAAACCGTTACTGATTGACGAGTGGCAGAAAGTTCCGGAAGTCTGGGATGTAGTGCGTAGAGCAGTTGATGCGGACAATTCTGGTGGGCAGTTCTTGCTGGCTGGGTCTGCTAGTCCCAGAGATGATGCGCCGCAGCACTCCGGGGCGGGGCGAATTGGTCGTCTGCGGATGAGGCCGATGACGTTGCTAGAGCGTGGCTTGACCAATCCCACGGTGAGTTTGCGGGAAGTACTGACTGGAAAGCTCCCTCCAATGGAAGGGGAAAGCTCGCTAAATTTGAGCGATTACGCCGAAGAGATTACGGCCTCTGGATTCCCAGGGTTGCGTCGGATGTCTGAGCGTGCTCGCAGATTCCAACTTGATTCGTATCTGCGCAATGCTGTTGAGCATGATGTCCCGGAGCAGGGGCTCGCAGTCCGGCGTCCGGAAGCAATGATGGCGTGGCTAAGGGCTTATGCTTCTGCGATTTCGAGTACGGCTAGTTATTCTCAGATTCTAGACGCGGCTACTCCAGGTCAGGGTGAAAAGCCCGCTCGTTCGACAACTATCGCTTATCGGGATGTGCTTTCATCATTGTGGCTGCTCGATCCAGTGCCAGCATGGTCCCCGATGGGTAGCCCTATGACACGGCTGGGGCAAGCGCCTAAACATCATCTTGCTGATCCAGCTTTAGGCGCGCGTTTGTTGGGTTTATCTCCAGGAGCATTGCTAAGGGGAGATGGAATGCCGCTGGATTCTCGCGCGGGAAGTCTGCTTGGGGCACTATTTGAGTCCTTAGTTACGCTATGCGTTCGAGTGCCCGCACAGGCTGCAGAAGCGGACGTGTTTCACTTGCGCACTAGAAATGGAGATCATGAAGTTGACCTGGTTGTTGTGCGTCCAGACGGGCGTGTTGTCGTGGTAGAGGTAAAACTAGCGGGAGCTGTGGATGATCGGGACGTTAAGCACTTGGTTTGGCTAAAGTCACAACTGGGCGATCGGCTGCTTGACGCGATTGTGATTAACACTGGGCCGTATGCTTATCGCCGCCCCGACGGCATCGGCGTGGTGCCGCTGGGGTTGCTCGGAGCGTGA
- a CDS encoding FitA-like ribbon-helix-helix domain-containing protein → MIAFRNADRPGCLVTRRPKQQLATQAKGHGRSMEAEVRDILTRAARRPYIGMALLAATPRDRYGVVREWIDRADWVDLRGNPSRVDRCRTLRVPSRNSVTSLSPWFPRQKCRGFMGCADLWLKAEILAPSLLKRGEAGPVGSLRSLISGGTSQVSEGADLLLGVVLAPEVALPCHLPIE, encoded by the coding sequence GTGATTGCGTTCCGCAATGCTGATCGCCCCGGCTGCCTCGTGACGCGCCGACCGAAGCAGCAACTTGCCACGCAGGCGAAGGGACACGGCCGGTCCATGGAGGCCGAGGTCCGCGATATCCTCACCAGGGCGGCTCGACGGCCATACATCGGGATGGCACTGCTGGCTGCTACTCCCAGAGACCGGTACGGTGTTGTTCGTGAGTGGATTGACCGCGCGGATTGGGTGGATCTTCGTGGGAATCCTAGTCGCGTTGATCGTTGCCGCACCCTTCGTGTTCCCAGCCGCAACTCGGTGACCTCTCTGTCACCGTGGTTCCCGCGACAGAAGTGCAGGGGTTTCATGGGATGCGCGGATTTATGGCTGAAGGCGGAGATACTGGCACCTTCATTGTTGAAGCGTGGGGAAGCGGGCCCGGTTGGCTCTCTGAGGAGTTTGATCTCAGGGGGCACTAGCCAAGTCTCGGAGGGTGCTGACCTCTTGCTTGGAGTCGTCCTCGCCCCTGAAGTGGCTCTTCCATGTCATCTCCCCATAGAGTAG
- a CDS encoding GNAT family N-acetyltransferase encodes MSSTMLPSKPDGVTITQFTTSDSKRGAQWAQAVNMGFNQPQLSEKAIEAQLKIFGSDDLVVTAAYLDSPEGVGGAGALPVGTFGAFRESVNLGAARVPVSMFTAATVRNAYKRRGILRAMIELNLRQAADEGVPLALLTASDASIYGRFGFQSVVSEASVEIKVDKFKLTKEAQAVIDGYYVDWALRDDLFKAVREVALKAHQTTRGSTSRHFTFDLEMFMSMESGEYESKYRGVLARDPAGEVVGYAVYEFVTEGGKTRVRDLDATDPGAEIALWNHLAGIEGQTEVSYADMSVSNPLQLALVNERAVKVTGVSDFLWARILDPVACLEARSYSFSARSATLSAAFTVEDPMGFCSGIFQIQLGDEGASVRKLDPQDPVAVATPTTISVNALDELVFASASVSDLVTVGMIRGLSAEDVEKWDAMFAPATPARFNNFF; translated from the coding sequence ATGAGTTCAACCATGCTCCCCTCAAAGCCCGACGGCGTGACTATCACCCAGTTCACTACCAGTGACAGCAAGCGCGGCGCGCAGTGGGCCCAAGCGGTCAACATGGGTTTCAACCAGCCCCAGCTTTCGGAGAAGGCGATCGAGGCGCAGCTGAAGATCTTCGGGTCAGATGACCTGGTGGTTACGGCAGCGTACTTGGATTCTCCCGAGGGCGTCGGTGGGGCGGGTGCGTTACCCGTTGGAACCTTTGGTGCGTTCCGGGAGTCTGTAAACCTGGGAGCCGCCAGAGTTCCGGTGTCTATGTTTACGGCTGCCACCGTCCGCAATGCATACAAGCGTCGCGGAATCCTCCGGGCAATGATCGAACTGAATCTGCGCCAGGCTGCTGACGAGGGCGTGCCCCTCGCACTCCTGACCGCTTCGGATGCTTCCATTTATGGTCGATTCGGGTTCCAGAGTGTGGTGTCTGAAGCAAGCGTGGAGATCAAAGTCGACAAGTTCAAGTTGACCAAGGAAGCCCAAGCAGTGATCGACGGCTACTACGTTGACTGGGCGCTACGCGACGACCTGTTCAAGGCCGTGCGTGAAGTTGCCCTGAAGGCACACCAAACCACCCGTGGGTCCACTTCTCGCCACTTCACATTCGACCTTGAGATGTTCATGAGCATGGAGTCTGGGGAGTACGAGTCGAAGTATCGTGGCGTCCTCGCACGTGATCCCGCGGGTGAAGTGGTGGGGTACGCAGTGTACGAGTTTGTGACTGAGGGTGGGAAGACGCGCGTTCGCGACCTGGACGCGACCGATCCGGGTGCCGAAATTGCACTGTGGAACCACCTCGCCGGGATCGAGGGTCAGACAGAGGTTTCCTACGCGGACATGTCGGTCAGCAACCCACTCCAGCTGGCACTCGTCAACGAACGAGCAGTAAAAGTGACGGGTGTTTCCGACTTTCTCTGGGCTCGCATCTTGGACCCGGTCGCATGCCTGGAGGCCCGCTCTTACAGCTTCTCCGCGAGGAGCGCCACCCTTTCGGCAGCATTCACAGTTGAGGATCCGATGGGCTTTTGCTCTGGGATCTTCCAGATTCAACTCGGGGACGAGGGCGCTTCTGTGCGCAAGTTGGATCCGCAGGACCCGGTTGCAGTTGCCACTCCGACAACCATCTCTGTCAACGCCCTCGACGAGCTCGTCTTCGCCTCTGCCTCTGTGAGCGACCTGGTCACAGTTGGGATGATCCGTGGCCTTTCTGCTGAGGACGTTGAGAAGTGGGATGCCATGTTCGCGCCTGCCACCCCGGCGCGGTTCAACAACTTTTTCTGA
- a CDS encoding dicarboxylate/amino acid:cation symporter, whose translation MSSAPTATKKRFKWPSFSVQVIIGLILGVLLGWLALTIGPAADGSDNWLVVTLSTIGSSFVTLLRAVVPPLVFTAIVASIANLRGIANGARLAAKTLIWFAITALISVVIGIALGLIMKPGLNTTVSADAVADPSRTGSWLDFLNGLIPSNFLGLEVSTRLATDEGGLVTGASSNVGFNVLQILIIAIVVGIAALRVGAKAQPFLDFTASALKVIQKALWWIIRLAPIGTVGLIGNAIASYGWSSVGSLGTYALAIYIGLALVLLVVYPAILLFNRLSVRSYFRGAWPAIQLGFVSRSSIGTLPVTEAVTQRNLGVPAAYASFAVPLGATTKMDGCAAIYPAISAIFVAQFFGVPLGFSDYLLIVFVAVVGSAATAGMTGATVMLTLTLSTLGLPLEGVGLLLAIDPILDMGRTAVNVAGQALVPTVVAKREGILDLQKYSSTNSADLLSDDQSEGITKEVVGVR comes from the coding sequence GTGTCTTCTGCACCCACCGCCACGAAAAAGCGATTCAAGTGGCCATCATTTTCCGTCCAGGTCATCATCGGTCTGATCTTGGGCGTACTCCTGGGCTGGTTAGCCCTGACAATCGGGCCGGCCGCTGACGGCAGTGACAACTGGCTGGTTGTCACGCTGTCGACGATCGGATCGTCGTTCGTAACGCTCCTACGCGCCGTCGTTCCACCGCTGGTGTTCACGGCGATAGTTGCCTCGATCGCGAATCTACGCGGCATCGCCAACGGAGCGCGACTTGCAGCCAAGACACTGATTTGGTTCGCTATTACTGCCCTGATCAGCGTTGTTATTGGCATCGCCCTCGGTCTCATCATGAAGCCCGGGTTGAACACCACGGTCTCTGCCGATGCGGTAGCGGACCCGTCCCGTACCGGGTCTTGGCTTGACTTCCTCAACGGCCTGATTCCGTCTAACTTCCTGGGCCTTGAGGTTTCCACCCGGCTTGCCACGGACGAGGGCGGACTCGTCACAGGCGCGTCATCGAACGTCGGCTTCAACGTCCTGCAGATCTTGATCATCGCGATCGTGGTCGGCATAGCCGCGCTACGCGTTGGCGCCAAGGCGCAGCCATTCCTTGACTTCACCGCGTCCGCGCTGAAAGTGATTCAGAAGGCCCTATGGTGGATCATCCGCTTGGCGCCGATCGGCACCGTGGGTCTGATCGGAAATGCGATCGCCTCCTACGGTTGGTCATCCGTTGGTTCGCTGGGCACTTACGCCCTCGCCATCTACATCGGATTAGCCCTGGTTTTACTTGTCGTCTACCCGGCGATCCTTCTTTTCAACCGCCTGTCGGTTCGCAGCTATTTCCGCGGTGCGTGGCCAGCGATCCAGCTTGGCTTCGTCTCGCGATCTTCCATCGGTACGCTGCCCGTTACGGAGGCCGTCACCCAACGTAACCTGGGCGTACCTGCCGCATACGCGTCGTTTGCTGTGCCGCTCGGCGCGACAACCAAGATGGATGGTTGCGCTGCGATCTACCCGGCAATTTCGGCGATTTTCGTGGCCCAGTTCTTCGGTGTTCCCCTGGGCTTTTCGGACTACCTGCTGATCGTTTTCGTTGCAGTCGTTGGCTCCGCTGCGACTGCCGGAATGACGGGCGCGACGGTCATGCTGACGCTAACCCTGTCGACGCTGGGCCTACCCCTGGAAGGTGTTGGCCTGCTGCTCGCAATCGACCCCATTTTAGACATGGGACGCACTGCGGTGAACGTTGCTGGTCAAGCACTGGTTCCAACGGTTGTGGCGAAGCGGGAGGGGATTCTGGACTTGCAGAAATACTCCTCCACAAACAGTGCGGACTTGCTCTCCGATGATCAGAGTGAAGGAATCACAAAAGAGGTAGTTGGCGTTCGCTAG
- a CDS encoding BCCT family transporter, whose translation MLASPRSKEGKSPKLELPAKRNIPAYDWLLTNMGWFYILGVTAFLVFLIIIGVVCGLATISVALGMGRGIKVLSTINIWAAVRLLVFVLLAGSTLYTLKGTIESFGVYLASLPQLAFWNDTFADTGWQNSWTVFYWAWTITWSPFVGIFIARISKGRTIRQFVTGVLVVPATFSILWFGIFGMEAINIEMNGGGGLVDRVVGDNDIPGALFAFLEHFPLAGFVSAFSIALVAPFFVIGFFQMYALYRALREDASELPPLRTRRWKKVLPPEEAERRAGDDAEYESQYPEEEIVIDPQIDEEAPEFKDPYVNGDEDELDTSGWPTQPVISS comes from the coding sequence ATGCTAGCCTCGCCAAGGTCAAAAGAAGGTAAGAGCCCAAAACTAGAGCTCCCAGCCAAGCGGAACATCCCTGCATACGACTGGCTGCTTACGAACATGGGATGGTTCTACATCCTTGGAGTCACCGCATTCCTGGTCTTCCTGATCATCATCGGCGTGGTGTGCGGCTTGGCCACAATATCCGTCGCCCTCGGAATGGGCAGGGGCATCAAAGTTCTCTCCACCATCAACATTTGGGCTGCGGTTCGCCTGTTGGTGTTCGTTCTGCTTGCAGGCTCCACGCTCTACACGTTGAAGGGAACGATCGAATCGTTTGGCGTTTACTTGGCGAGCCTTCCCCAACTGGCATTCTGGAACGATACCTTCGCGGATACCGGCTGGCAGAATTCTTGGACCGTCTTCTACTGGGCGTGGACCATCACCTGGTCCCCATTCGTCGGTATTTTTATCGCGCGCATTTCCAAGGGAAGGACCATCCGTCAGTTCGTAACCGGCGTGCTCGTCGTCCCCGCAACATTTTCCATCCTCTGGTTCGGGATCTTCGGCATGGAAGCAATCAACATTGAAATGAACGGCGGAGGCGGGCTGGTTGACAGGGTTGTTGGTGACAACGACATTCCCGGTGCACTTTTCGCATTCTTAGAACACTTCCCCCTTGCTGGCTTCGTATCAGCATTCTCTATCGCTCTGGTTGCCCCATTCTTCGTGATTGGGTTCTTCCAGATGTACGCCCTTTACCGCGCATTGCGCGAGGACGCTTCGGAACTGCCCCCGCTACGCACCCGTCGGTGGAAGAAAGTGCTTCCACCTGAGGAAGCAGAGCGACGCGCGGGCGATGACGCCGAGTATGAGTCTCAATACCCGGAGGAAGAGATCGTCATTGACCCGCAAATTGATGAGGAAGCACCCGAGTTCAAAGACCCCTATGTCAATGGGGATGAGGACGAGCTTGACACAAGCGGGTGGCCAACCCAGCCCGTAATATCGAGCTAA
- a CDS encoding pyridoxal-phosphate dependent enzyme produces the protein MEKYADPVDGSEYSLAEPRWRSDAGRPLWIDPGPGITRSDIDTSISSLWRYHWALPVEIHTPISLGEGRTPLIEADWESRSRVLLKLDFLNPSGSFKDRGTSVLFSYLRQKGITSVLEDSSGNGGSSAAAYGAAGGLDVKVFAPASTSPSKISQVKAYGAKVELVPGPRSASQDEAIRQSERKGFYASHNWQPFFLQGTKTLAYEIWEDLGFHVPDNVIVPVGGGSSLLGCWLGFQELVNSSQIASMPRLFAAQPLNCSPVDARFVSGTDKPVDRPVRPTIAEGTSISRPLRLEQMIAALRKTRGGSVAVTESNIVRALGSLCDRGLFVEPTSAVAAAAFSLLLAEGRITPGEKTVVLLTGSGLKSTQTIVDLLGRS, from the coding sequence GTGGAGAAATACGCCGATCCCGTAGACGGTAGCGAGTACAGTCTGGCTGAGCCTCGGTGGCGCTCCGACGCCGGAAGGCCCTTGTGGATCGATCCTGGTCCTGGAATCACACGTAGCGACATTGACACTTCCATTAGCTCGCTGTGGCGTTACCACTGGGCACTTCCCGTCGAGATCCACACTCCCATTTCCTTGGGTGAGGGCCGAACTCCACTAATCGAAGCAGATTGGGAAAGTCGCAGTCGCGTCTTACTCAAGCTGGACTTCTTGAACCCGTCAGGGAGCTTCAAGGACCGCGGAACATCCGTCCTTTTCTCATATCTGCGCCAGAAAGGCATAACATCCGTCCTTGAAGACAGCTCAGGAAATGGAGGCTCCTCTGCAGCGGCCTACGGAGCCGCTGGGGGCCTGGACGTCAAGGTCTTCGCCCCCGCCTCAACATCGCCCTCGAAAATCTCCCAGGTCAAGGCATACGGGGCGAAGGTAGAACTAGTTCCCGGGCCGCGGTCTGCTTCTCAAGATGAAGCGATCCGACAGTCCGAGCGAAAGGGCTTCTACGCCAGCCATAACTGGCAGCCGTTCTTCCTCCAAGGAACCAAGACTTTGGCGTATGAAATTTGGGAAGACCTCGGGTTCCACGTTCCCGACAACGTCATTGTTCCAGTCGGTGGGGGCAGTTCCCTGCTGGGATGCTGGCTCGGCTTCCAGGAACTTGTCAACTCCAGCCAAATCGCTTCGATGCCACGCCTGTTCGCTGCGCAACCACTGAACTGCTCGCCAGTTGACGCCAGGTTCGTGTCCGGCACCGATAAGCCCGTGGACCGGCCCGTACGCCCCACGATTGCCGAGGGCACCTCTATTTCCCGCCCTCTTCGACTGGAGCAAATGATCGCTGCGCTTCGCAAAACCAGGGGAGGAAGTGTCGCCGTCACTGAGTCGAACATCGTCCGCGCGCTGGGATCTCTCTGCGATCGCGGCCTCTTCGTGGAGCCGACCAGTGCTGTCGCAGCCGCAGCATTCTCACTACTCCTTGCTGAGGGCCGCATCACGCCGGGTGAGAAGACCGTTGTTCTACTGACCGGATCCGGCCTCAAGTCCACGCAAACGATAGTGGACCTCCTGGGCAGGAGCTAA
- a CDS encoding MFS transporter, with translation MGQQAASILTVQQYLDEPPRPQAGRGRSAKTPIQRLIFFLASAGKLFEGLVIFMIGMALPLITEDFALSSAEAGLVTATSLVGILLGALFLGHLSDELGRRKMFIAEMVLFTVFLAGFTISPSLPVLLACLLGMGMALGCDYPTAHLMLSETMPTSSRSRTVLGAFAFQAVGAVAGATLAVVVLSMPNASVSSWRVMFGLVVLPAALVTVGRFFTPQSPHWLLTRGRVTEAEDALARILQVRGEKSAGVRLDALPASQRVSESYADLFRHDGSLRATILASAPWFLQDLSTYGIGIFTPVIIATALSDPFAEAADAQDSVSGVVRDSLVGAQGAVMIDLFLVVGILVAIHFVDRFGSIRMQIVGFVGCAAGLGIAAASAVVPSATMQTVLIFAGFITFQFMTNAGPNAQTYLIAGEVFPTSVRGTGAGFAAASGKAGAAITAFLFPTLLDGFGQTPILIGLMVCSLAGAAVTSRFRIDTTGKNLEVVHEVGQALPLTVEPDLFA, from the coding sequence GTGGGCCAGCAAGCCGCGTCCATCCTCACTGTGCAGCAGTACCTTGATGAGCCACCACGTCCACAGGCGGGTCGAGGTCGTTCGGCGAAGACGCCCATCCAAAGATTGATTTTCTTCCTCGCCAGCGCGGGAAAGCTGTTTGAGGGGCTGGTCATCTTCATGATCGGGATGGCCCTGCCGCTCATCACCGAAGACTTCGCCCTAAGTTCGGCCGAGGCCGGACTGGTAACCGCCACGAGTCTGGTGGGGATCCTCCTTGGAGCCCTATTCCTCGGTCATCTTTCCGATGAACTTGGACGGAGAAAGATGTTCATCGCTGAGATGGTCCTCTTCACCGTTTTTCTAGCGGGCTTCACGATCAGCCCAAGTCTTCCGGTGCTACTCGCGTGTCTCCTGGGCATGGGTATGGCGCTGGGGTGTGACTATCCCACCGCTCACCTCATGTTGTCTGAAACAATGCCGACATCCTCTAGGTCACGCACCGTCCTCGGCGCTTTTGCGTTCCAGGCTGTCGGTGCGGTGGCAGGGGCCACGCTGGCGGTGGTTGTGCTGAGCATGCCGAACGCTAGCGTTTCGAGTTGGCGGGTCATGTTTGGTCTGGTGGTTCTTCCCGCAGCCCTCGTGACTGTGGGAAGGTTCTTCACTCCTCAGAGTCCGCATTGGCTCCTGACAAGGGGGCGGGTTACGGAGGCCGAGGACGCACTCGCCCGCATCCTTCAAGTCCGGGGTGAGAAGTCGGCAGGCGTGCGGCTGGATGCCCTCCCAGCCAGTCAACGAGTATCGGAGAGCTACGCTGACCTGTTCCGACATGATGGGTCGCTACGGGCGACGATTCTTGCTTCGGCGCCTTGGTTCCTTCAGGATCTATCTACCTACGGAATCGGTATCTTCACACCCGTCATCATTGCCACCGCGCTTAGTGACCCATTTGCCGAGGCCGCAGATGCGCAAGATTCGGTGTCGGGTGTTGTCCGCGACAGTCTGGTAGGAGCGCAGGGTGCCGTGATGATTGATCTGTTCCTAGTCGTTGGGATTTTGGTCGCGATTCATTTTGTTGACCGATTCGGGTCGATTCGCATGCAGATCGTGGGTTTTGTTGGCTGTGCAGCAGGGCTTGGAATTGCTGCCGCGTCGGCCGTTGTCCCAAGTGCAACGATGCAGACCGTACTTATCTTCGCCGGGTTTATTACCTTTCAGTTCATGACCAATGCTGGGCCAAACGCACAGACTTACCTGATTGCGGGGGAGGTATTCCCGACATCGGTGCGTGGTACCGGAGCAGGGTTCGCCGCAGCGTCTGGGAAGGCGGGTGCTGCCATCACGGCGTTTCTCTTTCCAACTCTGCTAGATGGGTTCGGACAGACACCTATCCTGATCGGGTTGATGGTGTGCTCATTAGCCGGAGCAGCAGTGACCAGTCGCTTCCGGATTGATACGACAGGGAAGAATCTTGAGGTGGTTCACGAGGTCGGACAGGCTTTGCCGCTCACCGTAGAACCCGACTTGTTCGCGTGA
- a CDS encoding glycoside hydrolase family 5 protein, with translation MKLRTDGQLLRDDAGRHRVFHGINLVAKGTALSEGSFVDRGFKGPWDGADIADLASRGFTLIRLGIIWAAIEPQPGEYDSDYLDWVESQLDLIAAAGMCAVLDAHQDLDSQSYSDGAPPWATLTSHEFAATDLWSDAYLASPAVHEALDNFWANTAGPGGVGLQDRFAAMWAHVAQRLGKHPAVAGYDLLNEPTPGSAAPEIFANLIGAFAAATGQDPQALAADFSDPQAKFSQLDHLNDEDVHRQIGDSLHPLVAAFETELVAPLMARVVSAVRQVDPHTLILREHNYFANLGIPSGQPPLEDSNWAYSPPPPQRSADQREDPGFATIALSGSSAPVLT, from the coding sequence ATGAAGCTGCGTACTGACGGGCAGCTACTTCGCGATGACGCGGGACGCCACAGGGTCTTCCACGGCATCAACCTGGTGGCGAAGGGAACTGCACTCTCGGAAGGAAGCTTCGTCGATCGTGGCTTCAAGGGCCCGTGGGATGGGGCAGACATCGCTGACCTGGCATCCCGCGGTTTCACCCTGATCCGCCTGGGCATCATCTGGGCTGCAATCGAACCTCAGCCCGGAGAGTACGACAGTGATTACCTCGACTGGGTAGAATCCCAGCTTGACCTGATTGCCGCCGCCGGGATGTGTGCGGTGCTGGATGCCCACCAAGACCTCGACTCTCAAAGCTACAGTGATGGTGCACCACCGTGGGCTACCCTCACGTCCCATGAGTTCGCCGCAACGGACCTGTGGAGTGATGCCTACCTGGCGAGCCCTGCAGTTCACGAAGCACTGGATAACTTCTGGGCCAACACGGCTGGTCCCGGTGGGGTTGGCCTGCAGGATCGCTTCGCTGCAATGTGGGCGCACGTGGCGCAGCGACTGGGGAAGCACCCGGCGGTGGCCGGCTACGACCTCCTTAATGAGCCAACACCGGGAAGCGCAGCGCCTGAGATTTTTGCCAACCTCATTGGCGCCTTCGCCGCCGCAACAGGACAGGATCCTCAAGCATTGGCGGCCGACTTCTCTGATCCACAGGCAAAGTTCAGCCAACTTGACCATTTGAATGACGAGGACGTTCACCGGCAGATCGGCGATTCCCTCCATCCCCTTGTCGCGGCATTTGAGACGGAACTAGTGGCACCACTGATGGCTCGAGTCGTATCTGCGGTACGCCAGGTCGACCCACACACATTAATTTTGCGAGAGCACAACTATTTTGCCAACCTGGGGATCCCCTCGGGTCAGCCACCACTTGAGGACAGCAACTGGGCGTACTCCCCCCCCCCCCCACAGAGGAGTGCTGATCAGCGCGAAGACCCCGGCTTTGCCACCATAGCACTAAGTGGGTCAAGCGCCCCAGTTCTAACTTAG